A window of Branchiostoma floridae strain S238N-H82 chromosome 9, Bfl_VNyyK, whole genome shotgun sequence genomic DNA:
AGACATTGCCCGTCctttattctctttcaaagacTATCAATGCGTGGAGACTAACAAGGCCACCTGTCGTATAAGCCTGATATTACAACTGCGTTTCTTGTGGATTTGTTGAATTGCTGTATTTCTTGAAAAGCAGTAAACAGCAAATTAATTATTCACTGAGATCTTAACTTTTTATTCAAAGAAATCATATTCTGGCTTGTCAAGTGCAACTGAagttatgtacattgtatggagAGCACTTGTCACTGCACTCATTAATTTCAAATCTAGTGAACTTTTTGTGACGTGTTTCATTGGACAGAAACTATGTACATAGAATGCACCTTCTTTTAATACAAAGCCATGGAAACATTCATTTTGCACTGGATGACAGTTTTTCCTGTTCATAACCACATTACAAATGGCTGttctcatacacacacattacaTTGTCTTTTCATCTGGTATGCTTAACAGAAACTTATCAGGATTCTAAAAGTTGCAAGATATTTTCATTTATTGTAAAGacagtaaaggtggtatctcattgcacttggggcaccggtgtggcactgcagggtttgaaagattacgcaacgaattccagagataaagaacagattttcttacgttttgtgtattttgttgtctgctacgtcatacttttacttattacgtattatgcaatatctaaatacacgcgaaattaacacaacagcgccgcagtgaacaaacccagcagtgccacaccggtaccccaagtgcagtgagataccaccctaACTTGAAATGAAAGTTTCGTTGTCTTCCACATTTGCTTGATTACTCTGGTAAAATAATGAATCAAACTGTAGACTTTAGCAGGTTGTCATGGATTTCCAGATGTTCACCTTTTCTATGAAGTAATGCCGCAACAAACAAGGAAGAACACAGCTACGGTATCaccacagggttggacaagtctatTACAGTAGCTCAAATGCCTGGGGACTGTACAAGTGCCATTCAGGCAAATGCATTTCCAACCTTACAAGTACTTGCCTGATTTGGCCAGtactatttttccattttcatgAATAGATACCAGCATTGGTATCTTATATTACTGAAAACAAGGATTTCCTTGCTGCAAGTAAAATTGAAGAGAAATAGGTCACGTAACATTTAAATTTCAggccagtgaaaagttggttcaggccAGCAGATTTTTTTAATGCTCATACCCTACAGAGCAAGtgaatttttcttgaaacttgTTTAACCCTGGCCCACATGGTAACAACTGCATGTAGAAAATACAAGCATATTTCATCACATCTAAATCTCTGCAAGCTACGCTTATTTACACACGCTACTGGCATCTCACCCAGCATTAGGACGTTTCTTTCCTCTCGGGTTTTGGTGAGGGCTTGGCTGATGTTGCAACACTACGGTAACCTACAGTCGCATTGAACACTTTGTTACTAATGACTGTGACTATGGTGAAGAGTCTGAGAGGATAGCTAAACTGCTGCGTCGGCGGTTTCGCCTCGTTTCCTCCGATGATGAAGAGAGGGAAGAGGATGGAGAAGACACACCCGCTGATTAGGAAGGACGACGGTAAAGACGTCAGCAGGGCAAGAGGCAACCCGAACCCCAGGAAGTACAGCCAATTGTTCTCCACGTACGTGACGCGTTTCTGCACCTCCCACCCCATGTTGAACCACTTGTACTCGAACGAGTACAGCGAACACAGGAGGGACAAGTGTACGAAGCTGGCGGCCTGGCCGACCCCGGCGATCGGGATCAGCTTGACAGCCTCGGTCTGAATGAGGAACAGTGACTGCATCAGCACGCTGAACAGCAGGTCCGCGATCATCTTACCCAGGCTGATCTTTCGCGCGTAAACCGGCCGGCCATGAGACTTGCGGTACGCAGCATCCGCGATGTCCTGGAACCAGAGGCTGTTCACCaccttgaatgaatgaatgaaagatttATTCACTTTACCTCATTGTACCAAGTACATAGCAGCCAATTGTACCGactgaattgcatacttttgGTTACAGATAAAATCGCACAAAAAATCAAATAAGCTTAACATTACTCAGAGTCTtttatcatatacatataagtACTAACTCTAAAACACAATTAAAAGGAATTTGGAACAGCAATATATGTTCAGTTCGTTACAAGAATAAATCGTTACCGACAAAATCATTGTGCGTGAGTTTGACTAttactgcagggctcgaaattcagtTTTGGGAGTAGGTGCActggtttttaaaaaatgggtgcagcaaaaaaattttgggtagaccacttaaatttaagtaataagctaataataaaacttagttacaagctatcaaattcttaaacaacagacatttttattatctttctaacacttagatgtcaagaatatgatgtacatgtatagtaagtatactttgatatcttaacatacatagacGTAAGATTatatatttgggtgcacccctGTGCActcacagaaaataattgggtgcacagctccaattttgggtgcacctgggtgcagtatttcgagccctgattactGTTTAAGATAAGAGCCGAGTCATATAGAGAATGGGGCTGTTCTTGAATCTGTTGgttccatcctcctacgcaggggcatccaacagcgaaaaccctgtctggatgtaccctgctttctcaactgtcactcttagttcctgtggacgtcccccccgaaccagctgtcagccaatcagagaatttcAGGTTTCAAAAGGGGTCTTGCATATTAAGTAtagtaagctcattaatattcataagcagggtggtcaggaactaagggtgacggttgagaaagcagggtacatctaGACAGGgttttcgctgttggatgtccctgcgtaggaggatggttgGTTCTAGATCTGATTGTAGCCAGACCTTGCTGAGTAAGAAGAGCGGAACGATCCACAGGGGGTAGATGATGGCCGACAGGAAGAACGTGATCCACGTCCAGACCAGCCCGTGGGTCGGGGAGCCACCGAAGATGTTCTCGGTGACGAAGCGCAGCGCCGGTAGGACCGCCTCCCAGAAGATGAGGATGCTGAGTagtagattggtttattcagtACTCACATAAAATATACAGAGCCTCGCAGTCAACTATCATGGTTGACAGAATTGTGCATGTGTTAACAAAAGTGGTAACATTATAAGTGTATTATAATTGCAATTTTGGAAACAACAAGTATTGTTTAAAATACGTACGTGTTACCATTTTGATTAAAATTTACATACATGGACGACAGAATAAATTTGTAAGGTTTAACATTGAGATCAATTTTCATCTTCACTACACCTGAGCCAGAAGACACCTGCGTTCCAGCTGCAGCACAGCACGATGCGGTGTAGGATGCGCGGGCGGTCCTGTCGGACGACCTCCGGCATGCGCTGGGCGCGCCGCTTGGCGAGGATGGTCTGCTGCTGGTGCTGAAGCTCCTCCCGTCTCCGCTTCTCCAGCTCCACAGCTGCCTGGTCCACCTGGGAGGGCAGATCAGAGTTAGAGTCAACGTTTAcatttcttttatctttttaggcctagggaaaaaatgttgtgtttcctcaTTTCCTGAAGCTCCTCCCGTCTTTGCTTCTCCAGTTCCACAGCTGCCTGGTCCACCTGGGGTGGTACAGGAGAGAAGCAGGAGATTGTTTCAGTTTTCAGCAGGCTAAGGTGCAGTCTTGAAGAAAATCGTTCAACATTTCTACAATTAGCATGTCTGTTCCACTTGTTACAAGGActgaaaatcaaatcaacaactgGATTGTGAAAAATTCTCTCTCAGGAATGCAAACAAAGCTATATGGATATGTATAAGTAAATGCCCCCCTTGCGTGTGTGCGAAAAGGCAGGTGTATTTACATCAAATTTTTTAACCCTTCAGTTTACGCATATTTTTTGTGCTTAATCTGATGGCCATCAGTCAGTCTAGTTTAGACTAACACATTGTTCAGTTCAAAGTTTTCTGATGGCAATATGAAATATCTTATTAATAAAGATCCACAAAGGAAAAGGAAATATCTTAAGCCTAACCCTGTAGGTCATGAAGACTTATTGAACCAAAAGGAAAGAGaaacatgtttttgtaatgATCTACCCTGTTTTACATTACaggcttttagttttagttaggattttattatagggggtccaaatttcttggtgaatCAAGGTAAGTGATATAAGCACCACTATTGTaggggggcatccaccttccatgatgtagagttttcaagaattttaagaTTCCTGAAGACTTGTTGAACAGGAAAGAGAAACATGTAATGACTGACCCTGTAAGCCATGAAGACTCCGGCTCCTGCATCTTTCAGTCCCTGCAGCAGCAGGGCCGCCATAGCCTGGAAACTGTCCGCCATGGAGGCTGCTCACACTGGGCAGTAGACTGGGACTGCAGGCAGCTTAGGCTAGGTTGTACAGCACAATGGGGATAATGTCCTGCAATGGAGAAGAAAAACCCTGACTGATGCATAGGCGTATGTTTTAATTCTATGTCCTGCTATTGTATTGCCTATACCCTGGGATCCACACCCacacaggaccgggtagctagcgagttttgttaggggagccaaggcagtcagcccgccgatctcacattagcgttCCGGAGGAGTTTAAGCCcaaaggagttatcgctaccctatCCCCAaaaaagggcaggtggacctaattgggcttaaactcccccgggcgctaataggagatcacGGGACTGACTGTTTTGGGCcgccgaataaactgtcctagctgcctgATCCTGGATGGCTCCCAGATGATATTCAGAGGTGCTACTGTTGGAGTGTACTCTGCAATGTTTATTTAATAAAGTCAATGAAAAGATTGAAATAAACAGTAAATACCTTATTACTACCCAACCGAACTTCATGAAATCAGAAATTTTTGCCTTATGCAAATATCCTCAATgcaatatatgtatacaaatttgTATCATAATAATGACAACGTATCTTGTGTGTTTACAGATTTGTGCTTGCTCTGACAGCGTCGCTGCAAACTAAAATTTATTCCTCTCCCATTGTTGCATCTCCCACAGGAGGGTGCCATATGGTAAATTTGCCTTACGTTCATCCTGTGCAAATCAGTTCCCGTTTCTGCATGCATACATTTTTAATTGTCTACAGGCTGTCTTGAAAACATTCAGTGCATAGAATATACATTAATTATTCAATTAGAATATCAATTTATAATGGGACAAAATCTAATCCAACAAATGGTACCATATGGTACGGCACATGTCATTGTATTATCTAACCATCCCTATGGGACTCTGGGGTTGTGTTACAGAAATGTATGACAAAGAGGAAAACATAAATTATTCCACTCTGTAaacaacccccctcccacctttcAGTTTCACAGACCCTTTCATTCCCCTTCATGAAAACAAAAGAAGAGAGCCTTTCCCGATCGCACGGATTCTGTTGGTAGAAGAGGCGCTATAGACCCCCGTACGTGATTCACATTAATGTCGTAACGTTACGTTTTAGTATCTAATCATAACGCAGCATAAAACGCAAAGCACAACCGCAAAAtctaacaaaaacaaattacGCAACAACTTCGGGGATATTCACATATTTCCGCCATTTGGTCACCTATACAACAAGATCCTCTGTTCAGCATCAAGCCCAAATCCTACACATACAAATCTTGTAGCACATTTATGACAGAAATCCTCGGAAGCAGAACCTACCTTGATTCAAGTTCAGTGTCTCTGTGATCCTTTCGTCTGTCAGATGAGCTGTTGTTAGTCTACATCGGATGCACCATTAAGACGGATGTGACGTAT
This region includes:
- the LOC118423402 gene encoding etoposide-induced protein 2.4 homolog, with translation MADSFQAMAALLLQGLKDAGAGVFMAYRVDQAAVELEKRRREELQHQQQTILAKRRAQRMPEVVRQDRPRILHRIVLCCSWNAGVFWLSILIFWEAVLPALRFVTENIFGGSPTHGLVWTWITFFLSAIIYPLWIVPLFLLSKVVNSLWFQDIADAAYRKSHGRPVYARKISLGKMIADLLFSVLMQSLFLIQTEAVKLIPIAGVGQAASFVHLSLLCSLYSFEYKWFNMGWEVQKRVTYVENNWLYFLGFGLPLALLTSLPSSFLISGCVFSILFPLFIIGGNEAKPPTQQFSYPLRLFTIVTVISNKVFNATVGYRSVATSAKPSPKPERKETS